In Deltaproteobacteria bacterium, a single genomic region encodes these proteins:
- a CDS encoding energy-coupling factor ABC transporter permease, with translation MHMADALLSPAVGSTFWAGTVAVSGYAAQKLKKQIDDKMIPLMGVLGAFIFAAQMINFTIPGTGSCGHLGGGMILAIILGPYAAFLVMASVLTVQALFFADGGLLALGCNIWNLGFYPCFLVYPLIYKPWIGESKSPGRIVAVSIVSAIMALQLGAFSVVMETLMSGKSELPFGAFVLMMQPIHLAIGIVEGFVTAGVINYVLSARPELLDSIALSRPLGAEVSLQKVMVTFAVLVVITGGALSWFASTHPDGLEWSIEKVTGKGELAEQGHGIIAALKGFQEKTAFLPDYGFKPAGKESKKPEAPPSWPGIEAGTSVAGILGAAIVLGTIMLIGLGIRVVRRRQG, from the coding sequence ATGCACATGGCAGATGCCTTACTTTCCCCCGCCGTGGGGTCAACATTTTGGGCCGGTACAGTTGCGGTTAGCGGCTATGCAGCGCAGAAACTGAAAAAACAGATTGATGACAAGATGATCCCCTTGATGGGTGTTCTCGGTGCCTTTATTTTTGCGGCCCAGATGATCAATTTCACGATCCCCGGCACAGGATCGTGCGGGCACCTGGGGGGAGGGATGATACTGGCTATTATTCTGGGGCCTTATGCGGCCTTTCTCGTCATGGCCTCGGTGCTTACGGTCCAGGCGCTCTTCTTTGCCGATGGCGGTCTGCTTGCCCTGGGATGCAATATCTGGAACTTGGGCTTCTATCCCTGTTTTCTGGTCTATCCGCTCATCTACAAGCCGTGGATTGGGGAAAGTAAAAGTCCGGGGCGTATTGTGGCTGTATCCATCGTGAGCGCCATCATGGCCCTGCAGCTCGGCGCTTTTTCCGTCGTTATGGAGACGCTTATGTCCGGTAAAAGTGAACTGCCGTTCGGCGCCTTTGTGCTGATGATGCAACCTATCCACCTGGCCATCGGTATTGTGGAAGGTTTTGTGACCGCTGGTGTAATCAATTATGTGCTAAGTGCCAGACCCGAGCTCCTCGACAGCATCGCCTTATCCCGCCCTCTGGGGGCTGAAGTTTCGTTGCAGAAGGTCATGGTAACGTTTGCAGTATTGGTAGTCATAACGGGTGGGGCGCTTTCATGGTTTGCTTCCACCCATCCCGACGGCCTGGAATGGTCCATTGAGAAGGTTACGGGCAAGGGCGAGTTGGCGGAACAGGGGCACGGAATTATCGCGGCCCTCAAGGGCTTCCAGGAAAAGACGGCCTTCCTGCCCGATTACGGTTTCAAGCCGGCCGGAAAGGAATCGAAAAAGCCGGAAGCGCCTCCTTCCTGGCCGGGAATCGAGGCCGGGACCTCTGTAGCTGGTATCCTCGGCGCGGCCATTGTCCTCGGCACGATCATGCTCATCGGTCTGGGAATCAGGGTTGTCCGGCGCAGGCAGGGCTAA
- a CDS encoding ABC transporter ATP-binding protein, translating into MSHHIVEFKNVCFRYPDGTEALKGISFRITHGESVGIVGANGAGKSTLLLHMNGYLLPTSGTVNIGDLSVTKKSRQDIRRKVGIVFQNPDDQLFMPTVFDDVAFGPLNLGMDETSVRERVNEALRLVNSLDLCDKPPHHLSCGQKSAVAIAAVMSMEPDILVMDEPAANLDPKSRRSLITLLKTFAHSKIIASHDLDLILDVCKRCIVIKDGAVVADGPSTEILANQTLLEENNLELPLSRQNRRA; encoded by the coding sequence ATGAGCCATCATATTGTGGAGTTCAAAAACGTTTGTTTTCGCTATCCAGATGGGACGGAAGCGCTCAAAGGAATCAGTTTCCGGATCACCCACGGTGAATCGGTCGGCATCGTCGGCGCCAACGGAGCCGGTAAATCCACCCTTCTTCTGCACATGAACGGCTACCTGCTGCCGACGTCGGGCACGGTGAACATCGGCGATCTTTCTGTTACCAAAAAGTCTCGGCAGGACATCCGGCGGAAGGTGGGGATAGTTTTTCAGAATCCCGATGACCAGTTGTTCATGCCCACGGTTTTTGACGATGTCGCTTTCGGTCCCCTGAACTTGGGAATGGACGAAACATCGGTACGGGAACGGGTCAACGAAGCCCTGCGCTTGGTGAATAGTCTTGATCTGTGCGATAAACCGCCGCATCACCTTTCGTGTGGACAGAAGAGCGCGGTTGCCATTGCCGCGGTCATGTCCATGGAACCGGACATCCTCGTAATGGATGAGCCGGCGGCAAACCTTGACCCCAAGTCGCGACGCTCGCTCATCACCTTGCTCAAGACCTTCGCGCATTCCAAGATCATAGCCTCGCACGACCTGGACCTTATCCTCGATGTCTGCAAGCGCTGTATCGTGATCAAAGACGGCGCCGTAGTTGCGGACGGCCCGTCAACAGAGATCCTTGCCAACCAGACGTTGCTGGAAGAAAACAACCTGGAGCTGCCCCTGTCACGACAAAATAGACGTGCCTGA
- the cbiQ gene encoding cobalt ECF transporter T component CbiQ → MTFDEKYFNIGRLDRLSYQNTCVHRLDPRAKVIATMLFLFTVVSFPKYEVVALFPFFLFPVLLMTIGEIPILFIFKKILLVSPFAIFIGIFNPLLDTRTAAVIAGIPISAGWISFTAIMLKFSLTVSAAILLIATTSFPGVCHALRQLGFPSLFTAQLLFLYRYIFVLMEEAMRITRARDMRSFGKRGTKMKVFVRLIGILFLRTVDRAERIYYAMLSRGFHGDILSLNQSHIKAGDLAFLTATIALLAVFRFFRVTEQIGRFAQELLR, encoded by the coding sequence ATGACCTTTGACGAGAAATACTTCAATATCGGCCGCCTGGACCGGCTCTCCTATCAGAACACCTGCGTTCACCGCCTTGATCCGCGGGCCAAGGTAATCGCTACGATGCTCTTTCTGTTTACCGTCGTTTCCTTTCCCAAATACGAGGTCGTGGCGCTGTTCCCTTTCTTTCTGTTTCCCGTGCTGCTTATGACTATCGGTGAAATCCCGATTCTGTTCATTTTCAAGAAGATACTCCTCGTATCGCCCTTTGCCATCTTCATCGGTATATTCAACCCCCTGCTGGACACCAGGACGGCCGCCGTCATCGCCGGAATCCCCATATCGGCCGGGTGGATCTCTTTTACCGCGATTATGCTGAAATTTTCACTCACGGTCAGCGCGGCAATCCTGCTTATCGCGACAACCTCCTTCCCTGGTGTCTGCCATGCCCTCCGACAACTTGGTTTCCCATCGCTCTTTACTGCGCAGCTTCTCTTTCTGTACCGCTACATCTTTGTACTCATGGAGGAGGCAATGCGGATCACCCGCGCCCGGGACATGCGGTCTTTCGGCAAGCGCGGAACGAAGATGAAGGTTTTCGTGCGCCTCATCGGCATCCTCTTTCTCAGAACAGTAGATCGTGCCGAAAGAATCTATTACGCCATGCTCTCCCGGGGGTTTCACGGCGACATTCTGAGTCTCAATCAATCCCACATCAAGGCGGGCGATTTGGCGTTTCTGACGGCGACGATCGCCTTGCTGGCAGTCTTCCGTTTTTTCCGCGTCACCGAGCAAATCGGCCGCTTTGCCCAGGAGCTTTTGCGATGA
- the secA gene encoding preprotein translocase subunit SecA, whose amino-acid sequence MFSRILTKIVGSKNDRELKRFGLLLKEVNDLEPQMLACSDAELKAKTPYFREKLDSGGELDDIFAEAFAVAREVSRRTLLMRPFDVQVIGGLALHEGMIAEMKTGEGKTLAATMPIYLNALKGKGVHVVTVNDYLAKRDSEWMGPIYRFLGLSVGVIVHGMDDDERRQAYSADITYGTNNEFGFDYLRDNMKFNLDDYVQREFYYAIVDEVDSILIDEARTPLIISGPSEESTDKYYRINNIIPRLKIERDYTIDEKSRVVVLTEDGVLHVEDLLKVSNLYEPKNIEVLHHVNQALKAHTLFKRDVDYLVKDGQVIIVDEFTGRVMPGRRYSDGLHQALEAKEKVKIENENQTMASITFQNYFRMYKKLAGMTGTADTEAPEFKKIYNLDVIVMPTNMPMIRTDHTDVIYKSEVEKFNAVIEEIKELHKKKRPVLVGTISIEKSELLSKYLSRTGIKHHVLNAKNHEREAEIVAQAGQEGMVTISTNMAGRGTDIKLGEGVAELGGLHILGTERHESRRIDNQLRGRSGRQGDMGSSRFYLSLEDDLLRIFGAERISSIMDRIGIEENQPIEHNLISRAIENAQKRVEGQNFEIRKHLLEYDDVMNRQRQVIYEQRKKVLKGEELASDNEEMIAEITGNLVDEYVDESANPDDWNLKALEDAVFKQFSLKVDLAAHPDDLKPNAAVIEETIVTAAKSLLVHKENAFGQPIMDYLRKVIMLQSIDSQWKDHLLAMDHLKEGIGLRGYGQKDPIREYQKEGYEMFMEMVQRVKDDTINKLCMVQIQKEEEIEEMREKSQRDYIMSRGEDIKAPETIKREGEKVGRNDPCPCGSGKKYKKCCGK is encoded by the coding sequence GTGTTCAGCAGGATCTTGACAAAAATCGTAGGCAGCAAAAATGATCGGGAGTTAAAACGCTTCGGATTGCTCCTGAAAGAAGTTAATGACCTGGAACCTCAGATGCTGGCTTGTAGTGATGCCGAATTGAAGGCCAAAACGCCTTACTTCCGGGAGAAACTTGATAGCGGTGGTGAACTGGACGACATTTTTGCGGAGGCTTTTGCCGTCGCCCGGGAGGTATCCCGCCGGACGTTGTTGATGCGGCCGTTTGATGTTCAAGTCATCGGTGGTTTGGCCCTGCATGAAGGTATGATCGCGGAGATGAAAACAGGGGAAGGCAAGACCCTGGCGGCGACCATGCCCATCTATTTGAATGCCTTGAAGGGCAAAGGCGTCCACGTAGTTACAGTCAACGATTACCTGGCCAAAAGGGACTCCGAATGGATGGGACCGATTTATCGTTTCCTCGGTCTTAGCGTCGGTGTGATCGTGCACGGGATGGATGATGATGAGCGGCGGCAGGCCTATAGCGCCGATATTACCTACGGCACCAATAATGAGTTCGGGTTTGATTATCTGCGCGACAATATGAAGTTCAATCTCGATGACTACGTCCAGCGCGAGTTTTATTATGCCATCGTGGATGAGGTGGACAGCATTCTCATAGATGAAGCCCGGACACCGCTGATTATTTCTGGTCCTTCCGAGGAATCAACGGACAAGTATTACCGGATCAATAATATCATCCCGAGACTAAAGATTGAAAGGGATTATACTATTGATGAAAAGAGCCGCGTCGTCGTGCTTACGGAAGACGGCGTACTCCATGTTGAAGATCTACTTAAGGTCAGCAATCTCTACGAACCCAAGAATATCGAGGTATTGCATCATGTGAACCAGGCCCTCAAGGCCCATACGCTCTTCAAGCGTGATGTAGATTATCTCGTCAAGGATGGTCAGGTAATCATCGTGGATGAGTTTACTGGCAGAGTTATGCCCGGCAGGCGTTACAGCGATGGTCTGCATCAGGCTCTCGAGGCCAAGGAAAAGGTCAAGATCGAGAATGAAAATCAAACGATGGCGTCCATCACCTTCCAGAATTATTTCCGCATGTACAAAAAACTGGCCGGCATGACCGGTACGGCCGATACGGAGGCCCCGGAATTCAAAAAGATCTATAATCTCGACGTCATCGTCATGCCCACGAACATGCCCATGATCAGAACCGACCACACCGATGTTATCTACAAATCAGAGGTGGAAAAATTCAATGCCGTCATTGAGGAAATCAAGGAACTGCACAAAAAGAAGCGGCCGGTCCTGGTGGGTACGATATCCATCGAAAAGTCCGAATTATTGAGTAAATATCTGAGCCGTACCGGTATCAAGCATCACGTCCTGAATGCCAAGAACCATGAGCGGGAGGCCGAGATTGTCGCCCAGGCCGGGCAGGAGGGCATGGTCACCATATCTACCAACATGGCGGGCCGCGGCACTGACATCAAACTGGGCGAGGGGGTGGCGGAACTCGGCGGTCTGCATATTCTGGGGACAGAAAGGCATGAAAGCCGGCGCATTGACAACCAGTTGCGCGGCCGCTCCGGGCGGCAGGGGGACATGGGGTCTTCACGATTTTACCTTTCTCTGGAAGACGATCTTTTGCGCATCTTCGGTGCGGAAAGGATTTCCTCCATAATGGACCGGATCGGCATTGAAGAGAATCAGCCCATTGAGCACAATCTGATCTCCAGGGCGATCGAAAACGCCCAGAAACGCGTCGAGGGTCAGAACTTTGAGATACGCAAGCACCTGCTGGAATATGACGATGTCATGAACAGACAAAGACAGGTAATCTATGAACAGCGCAAAAAAGTCCTGAAGGGTGAAGAGCTGGCATCGGATAATGAAGAAATGATCGCGGAAATTACCGGTAATCTCGTGGACGAATATGTGGACGAAAGCGCTAATCCTGATGACTGGAATCTTAAAGCCTTGGAAGATGCCGTTTTTAAACAGTTTTCCTTGAAGGTTGACCTGGCTGCCCATCCTGATGATCTGAAACCGAACGCCGCCGTGATTGAAGAGACGATAGTGACGGCCGCGAAATCTCTGCTTGTTCATAAGGAAAATGCCTTCGGCCAACCCATCATGGATTATTTGCGCAAGGTTATCATGCTCCAGTCCATTGACAGCCAGTGGAAGGATCATCTTTTGGCGATGGACCACTTGAAGGAGGGCATCGGGCTCAGGGGCTATGGTCAGAAGGACCCCATCCGTGAATACCAGAAAGAGGGTTACGAAATGTTTATGGAGATGGTGCAGCGGGTCAAGGATGACACCATTAACAAGCTCTGCATGGTGCAGATTCAGAAGGAAGAAGAAATCGAAGAAATGCGGGAGAAATCCCAGCGCGATTATATTATGAGCCGGGGTGAAGATATCAAAGCGCCCGAGACAATCAAGCGGGAAGGGGAAAAGGTCGGCAGAAATGACCCCTGCCCCTGTGGCAGCGGGAAAAAATATAAAAAATGTTGCGGGAAATAA
- the nikR gene encoding nickel-responsive transcriptional regulator NikR, with the protein MELTRFGVSIDDGLLSQFDQLITNKGYTNRSEAIRDLIRDSLVQTEWESATQETIGTITLVYNSHTHELSDLLTRLQHGHYQAIISTTHIHLDEENCLEVLIVRGRGQDIKKISDQMTSARGVKHGRLSLTTTGKDII; encoded by the coding sequence ATGGAGCTTACCCGTTTTGGCGTATCCATTGATGATGGACTTTTAAGCCAATTTGACCAGCTCATCACCAACAAGGGCTATACAAACCGTTCCGAAGCCATCCGCGACCTGATACGCGACAGCCTGGTACAGACGGAATGGGAATCGGCGACCCAGGAAACCATCGGCACGATCACCCTCGTCTATAATAGTCACACCCATGAGCTTTCCGATCTTCTCACGCGCCTGCAGCATGGGCATTACCAGGCCATCATTTCTACTACCCATATCCATCTCGATGAAGAAAATTGTCTGGAGGTGCTGATTGTCCGGGGCCGAGGCCAGGACATAAAAAAAATCAGCGACCAAATGACCAGCGCCCGGGGGGTAAAACACGGTCGCCTCAGCCTGACAACCACGGGCAAGGATATCATTTGA
- the argJ gene encoding bifunctional glutamate N-acetyltransferase/amino-acid acetyltransferase ArgJ: MSMITEPITVPGFLANGIHVGLKADGRRDLSLLFSTVPAKAAGMFTTNSFKAAPVLLDRERIKSGRAQAIITNSGNANAATGEQGYRDALNMSKSAAESLSIPDKLVLVASTGVIGQRLPVEKITLGMPGLTAGLCPEGIAAAEEAIMTTDKFPKVSLRKALIGNKEVTLCGLAKGAGMISPTMATMLAFFITDAEIEATALQSIFRQVVNRTFNAITVDGCMSTNDTAIIMANGVARNSPIKLRTRDSSIFREMLFSAMDELSQAIVRDGEGATKVIEVNIEGALSTAEAKKAAYAIANSNLVKTAFFGCDPNWGRIISAVGSIGINVDVEAMEVKFEDIAVFADGAGVTGSEDRLVEIMAQPHINLRVNLAAGNKKFRILTSDLGFDYVKLNAHYHT; the protein is encoded by the coding sequence ATGAGCATGATCACTGAACCAATCACGGTGCCGGGATTTTTAGCCAACGGCATACATGTGGGCCTTAAGGCGGATGGGCGCAGGGATCTGTCGCTGCTCTTTTCCACTGTGCCGGCGAAGGCCGCGGGAATGTTTACCACCAACAGCTTTAAGGCGGCGCCGGTGCTGTTGGACCGGGAAAGAATAAAATCCGGCCGGGCGCAGGCAATTATAACCAACAGCGGCAATGCCAATGCCGCCACCGGTGAGCAAGGCTACCGGGACGCACTGAACATGTCCAAGTCGGCTGCCGAAAGCTTGTCCATCCCGGATAAGCTTGTCCTGGTAGCGTCAACCGGTGTTATTGGTCAGCGCCTGCCAGTAGAAAAGATTACCCTGGGCATGCCCGGATTGACGGCCGGACTTTGTCCGGAAGGTATCGCTGCCGCAGAAGAGGCGATTATGACGACGGACAAATTTCCGAAGGTATCACTGCGTAAAGCCCTGATCGGAAATAAAGAGGTCACCCTTTGCGGACTCGCCAAAGGGGCCGGGATGATTTCACCCACCATGGCGACCATGCTGGCGTTTTTCATCACCGATGCCGAAATCGAAGCTACGGCGTTACAGAGTATTTTCCGGCAGGTAGTCAACAGGACATTTAACGCCATTACCGTTGACGGCTGCATGAGCACCAACGATACCGCGATCATCATGGCCAACGGTGTGGCCCGCAACAGCCCGATCAAGCTGCGGACGAGAGATTCATCCATATTCAGGGAGATGCTGTTCTCGGCGATGGATGAATTATCGCAGGCTATTGTCCGTGACGGAGAAGGCGCCACCAAGGTAATTGAGGTCAATATTGAAGGTGCTTTATCCACCGCCGAAGCAAAGAAAGCCGCCTATGCCATTGCCAATTCCAACCTGGTGAAAACGGCCTTTTTTGGCTGCGATCCTAATTGGGGACGGATTATTTCCGCCGTCGGTTCTATCGGGATCAATGTGGACGTCGAAGCAATGGAGGTAAAATTTGAAGACATTGCCGTCTTTGCAGACGGCGCCGGCGTGACCGGCTCCGAGGATAGACTGGTTGAGATCATGGCCCAGCCCCACATAAATCTCCGCGTAAACCTGGCCGCAGGCAACAAAAAATTCCGCATCCTCACCTCTGATCTTGGTTTTGATTACGTTAAATTAAACGCCCATTATCACACGTAA